In one Lycium barbarum isolate Lr01 chromosome 7, ASM1917538v2, whole genome shotgun sequence genomic region, the following are encoded:
- the LOC132604075 gene encoding putative cyclin-A3-1: protein MAGQENCVRVTRLAKKRAAEAMVQYLQQPNKKRVVLAEIQNQIKPKTKQITTKRKVKRFVNEKDKEFDDPQMCSAYVSDIYGYLHHMEIENKRRPLPDYLEKIQKDVTANMRGVLVDWLVEVAEEYKLLVDTLYLTVSYIDRFLSVNVIPRQRLQLLGVSAMLIAAKYEEISPPNVEDFCYITDNTFTKKEVVKMEADVLQSLKFEMGNPTTKTFVRRFTRVAQEDYKKAGLQLEFLGYYLAELSLLDYSCVKFLPSLVAAAVIFLSRFTLQPKSHPWSLALQSCSGYKAADLKECVLIIHDLQLSKRGSTLAAVRDKYKLHKFKCVSTLSSPLEIPDSFFEDARQ from the exons ATGGCAGGCCAAGAAAATTGCGTGAGAGTAACTCGTTTGGCTAAGAAAAGGGCAGCAGAAGCAATGGTTCAGTACCTACAACAGCCCAACAAGAAGAGAGTTGTTTTGGCTGAGATTCAAAATCAGATTAAGCCTAAAACTAAGCAGATTACTACTAAGAGGAAGGTGAAAAGGTTTGTTAATGAAAAAGACAAGGAATTTGATGACCCCCAGATGTGTAGTGCTTATGTTTCTGATATATATGGTTATCTTCACCATATGGAG ATTGAGAATAAGAGAAGACCATTGCCTGATTACCTTGAGAAGATTCAAAAGGATGTGACTGCAAACATGAGAGGAGTTTTGGTTGACTGGCTGGTGGAAGTTGCAGAGGAATACAAACTTTTAGTAGACACATTGTACCTTACTGTTTCCTACATCGACAGATTCTTATCGGTGAATGTCATCCCTAGGCAAAGACTTCAGCTTTTGGGTGTTTCCGCAATGCTCATTGCTGC gaagTATGAGGAAATTAGCCCTCCAAATGTTGAGGACTTTTGTTACATTACAgacaatacatttacaaagaaAGAGGTGGTAAAGATGGAGGCTGATGTGTTACAATCCCTCAAATTTGAAATGGGTAATCCCACAACCAAAACATTTGTCAGAAGATTTACTAGAGTTGCTCAGGAAGATTACAAA AAAGCCGGTTTGCAGTTGGAGTTTCTAGGATACTACTTAGCAGAATTAAGTTTATTGGATTACAGCTGCGTGAAATTCTTGCCTTCTTTGGTAGCTGCTGCTGTGATATTCCTATCAAGGTTCACATTACAGCCGAAGTCACATCCTTGG AGTCTGGCCCTTCAAAGTTGCTCAGGATACAAAGCAGCAGATTTAAAGGAATGTGTTCTTATCATACATGACTTGCAATTAAGTAAAAGAGGAAGCACTTTGGCAGCTGTGAGGGACAAATACAAGCTGCATAAG TTCAAGTGTGTGTCAACATTATCTTCTCCTCTGGAAATACCGGATTCATTCTTCGAAGATGCAAGACAATGA